From a single uncultured Fibrobacter sp. genomic region:
- a CDS encoding M48 family metalloprotease: protein MLGIFLILEIAARLTLEIRERRLTQMRGGVFALLRLIPLVNDIVPLPEHRKAPAESEFQKKHEEGHAELRHGILRNLAKIALLLLAVWLFAFLLASREMSLVEAVLWLHLAAIPFRTVFHLYCWHQEYEADHYAFEKLGKKVAKAAMRDLATSEIPYTKLFAAIYREHPTVAIRSQKILNKEIKA from the coding sequence TTGCTCGGAATCTTTCTGATTCTGGAAATTGCCGCGAGGCTTACGCTCGAAATTCGTGAACGCAGACTCACGCAGATGCGTGGAGGCGTTTTTGCCCTGCTGCGCCTGATTCCCCTGGTAAACGACATCGTCCCGTTACCGGAACACCGGAAGGCCCCTGCCGAAAGCGAATTCCAGAAAAAGCACGAAGAAGGACATGCGGAACTGCGACACGGGATTCTGCGGAACCTCGCCAAGATCGCCCTGCTTCTGCTTGCCGTGTGGCTGTTCGCGTTCTTGCTCGCAAGCCGCGAAATGTCACTTGTCGAAGCGGTACTGTGGCTGCACCTGGCCGCAATTCCGTTCCGCACGGTATTTCACCTGTACTGCTGGCACCAGGAATACGAAGCCGATCACTATGCCTTTGAAAAGCTCGGCAAGAAAGTGGCGAAGGCCGCAATGCGTGACCTTGCCACAAGCGAGATTCCCTACACGAAACTTTTTGCGGCCATCTATCGCGAACATCCGACAGTCGCCATCCGTAGCCAGAAAATTTTAAACAAGGAAATCAAGGCGTAG
- a CDS encoding DUF4954 family protein, producing MQRLLKLKKALKASVLASSVENFRTILASRTKYRPLTSDEIQILERNGNRSESWEKVMVENEFDPNRIIRSSFMGEVYLPKFFGTLLLPGDVSFPTGIYDSLVHNCIIENALVHKVAMLSNILVRSSAVIQNVGSIVSSGKISYMVGNAMHVGNEMGGRKVTVFPEITTELIEAQLFHKPDPEVAAAFDEQLRAYREETAFPFGVVGKGAVVCNTNIIRNSWIGAHARIEGAEKIRNSVVLSSLEEPSHVYDSVILENSNVQKSVTIHTGAEVQGSVLMSRTTIACKAIVKSSIIAPCCHIEEGEVNSSYVGPLTQMHHHSLLIAALWPDGCGNLGYGANVGSNHTGRMPDQEVMPGLGMFFGLGVNIKFPANFRESPFTLIATGLTTLPQRVKFPFSLIRPGDPQLVGVAPRLNEIVPGWNYANNAYALDRNLYKYSLRGKGIIPSSFYTIFSPDTVRYVYDAYQRLQVTTVRDIYTKEHIDGLGENFLRERVRQQALRTYQEYLARYALEQIISLVINDVNLQTQPVKELRRLATNDTNKDVMRTVSLPETFDELFKRYRQLEKDWYERVTHGLDKDNERGRAIFDDYDDAHPIDKGFSEWEKARVEEKLRRLGTIVKTARPE from the coding sequence ATGCAACGATTGTTGAAATTGAAAAAAGCGCTCAAGGCCAGTGTTTTGGCCTCCTCGGTCGAAAACTTCAGGACCATTCTCGCATCGAGAACCAAATATCGTCCCCTGACATCCGACGAAATCCAGATTCTTGAAAGAAACGGCAACCGTTCCGAATCCTGGGAAAAGGTCATGGTCGAAAACGAGTTCGACCCGAACCGCATTATCCGTTCGTCGTTCATGGGCGAAGTCTACCTGCCAAAGTTTTTCGGAACGCTTTTGCTGCCGGGTGACGTGTCTTTCCCGACAGGCATCTACGACAGCCTGGTCCACAACTGCATTATCGAAAACGCACTGGTCCACAAGGTGGCCATGCTCAGCAACATCCTGGTCCGAAGCAGCGCTGTCATCCAGAACGTAGGTTCTATCGTCAGTAGCGGAAAAATCAGCTACATGGTCGGAAACGCCATGCACGTGGGGAACGAAATGGGTGGACGCAAGGTTACCGTTTTCCCCGAAATCACGACGGAACTTATCGAGGCGCAGCTTTTCCATAAGCCGGACCCCGAAGTCGCGGCGGCATTCGACGAACAGCTCCGCGCCTACCGCGAAGAAACCGCGTTCCCGTTCGGCGTGGTGGGCAAGGGCGCCGTGGTCTGCAACACAAACATTATTCGCAACAGCTGGATCGGAGCTCACGCCCGCATCGAGGGCGCCGAAAAAATCAGGAACTCCGTGGTGCTTTCGTCCCTCGAAGAACCGAGCCACGTCTACGACTCCGTGATTCTTGAAAATTCGAACGTGCAAAAAAGCGTTACGATCCATACGGGCGCGGAAGTGCAGGGATCGGTCCTCATGAGCCGTACCACCATCGCATGCAAGGCAATCGTCAAGTCGTCGATTATCGCTCCGTGCTGCCACATCGAGGAAGGCGAAGTGAACAGTTCATACGTGGGCCCCCTGACCCAGATGCATCACCATTCGCTCTTGATTGCAGCCCTTTGGCCCGACGGATGCGGCAACCTGGGCTACGGCGCAAATGTCGGCAGCAACCACACCGGACGCATGCCCGACCAGGAAGTAATGCCAGGACTTGGCATGTTCTTTGGACTCGGCGTGAACATCAAGTTCCCCGCGAACTTCCGAGAATCGCCCTTTACCTTGATTGCGACCGGACTTACAACGCTCCCGCAGCGCGTCAAGTTCCCGTTCTCGCTCATTCGCCCCGGCGACCCGCAACTCGTAGGAGTCGCCCCGCGCTTAAATGAAATCGTACCCGGCTGGAACTACGCGAACAACGCCTACGCGCTCGACCGCAACCTCTACAAGTATTCGCTGCGCGGCAAGGGAATCATTCCGTCTTCTTTCTACACGATCTTTAGCCCCGATACCGTTCGCTACGTCTACGACGCCTACCAGCGCCTGCAAGTGACAACCGTCCGCGACATATACACCAAGGAACACATCGACGGACTCGGAGAAAATTTCCTGCGTGAACGCGTACGCCAACAGGCTCTCAGGACTTACCAGGAATACCTCGCACGCTACGCCCTGGAACAGATCATATCCCTCGTCATTAACGACGTGAACCTGCAAACGCAACCGGTCAAGGAACTGCGCCGCCTCGCGACAAACGACACCAACAAGGACGTGATGCGCACGGTGTCGCTCCCCGAGACATTCGACGAACTTTTCAAGCGTTACCGCCAGCTGGAAAAGGACTGGTACGAACGCGTGACCCACGGGCTCGACAAGGACAACGAACGCGGACGCGCCATCTTTGACGACTACGACGACGCACACCCCATTGACAAGGGTTTCTCGGAATGGGAAAAGGCCCGCGTCGAAGAAAAGCTGCGTCGGCTCGGAACCATCGTGAAAACGGCAAGGCCTGAATGA
- a CDS encoding glycosyltransferase, with amino-acid sequence MVKKVLVIGSVYPRFHEDAEVPWLRTSIAHLKKAGLDIQVLAPAYKGLKSHEIDGVKVNRFRYAPAEWEMLTHEEGAPSKMASKPWLQLLAIPYIISGFFKCINICRKFRPDVIHAHWPFPHAYIALGAAKLFRIPLVLNFHGAELLLIRKKKWVKPLLKFAIGQAQAVFANSSFTAGKIKALRDVDVEWSPYGTTLETKDERRETRDGGSLPLAPAADAASATPSSGDTPQRPDPHPVNSKFKILFVGRHIERKGICYLIEAAKYLPRDQFEIRIVGVGDLTEQLKEQAASVIARNVSDEAIQSGFAAQSAEIIFTGKLSPEALANEYKTANVFTLPAIVDSKGDTEGLGVVLIEAMELGLPVVASNVGGIPDVVVDGETGILVPEKDPKALAEAYKRLASDNELVKKLLAGAQKRIGECFNWDRIVERQIAVYEKVQK; translated from the coding sequence ATGGTCAAGAAAGTCCTCGTTATCGGTTCCGTCTATCCGCGTTTTCACGAAGACGCCGAAGTCCCCTGGTTGCGAACCTCTATTGCGCACCTCAAAAAGGCAGGACTTGACATACAAGTTCTCGCTCCCGCGTACAAGGGCCTGAAAAGCCACGAAATCGACGGCGTCAAGGTAAACCGTTTCCGCTACGCGCCCGCCGAATGGGAAATGCTCACTCACGAAGAAGGCGCTCCCAGCAAAATGGCGAGCAAGCCCTGGCTGCAGCTTTTGGCGATTCCCTACATCATCAGCGGTTTTTTCAAGTGCATCAACATTTGCCGCAAGTTCCGGCCCGACGTGATTCATGCCCACTGGCCGTTTCCGCACGCCTATATTGCGCTCGGTGCCGCTAAGTTATTCAGAATCCCGCTGGTCCTCAATTTCCACGGGGCGGAACTCCTGCTCATCCGCAAGAAAAAGTGGGTGAAACCTCTCCTCAAGTTTGCCATCGGGCAGGCGCAGGCCGTTTTCGCGAATTCAAGCTTTACGGCCGGTAAAATCAAGGCGCTCCGCGATGTCGACGTTGAATGGAGCCCGTACGGAACAACGCTAGAGACGAAAGACGAGAGACGAGAGACGAGAGATGGGGGAAGTCTCCCCCTCGCTCCTGCCGCTGACGCGGCATCCGCTACCCCTTCTAGCGGGGACACCCCGCAACGCCCCGATCCGCATCCGGTAAATAGCAAATTTAAAATCCTCTTCGTGGGCCGCCATATCGAACGCAAGGGAATCTGCTACCTGATTGAAGCCGCGAAGTACCTGCCGCGCGACCAGTTCGAAATCCGCATCGTGGGCGTCGGTGACCTGACGGAACAACTTAAAGAACAGGCCGCAAGCGTCATTGCGAGGAACGTAAGTGACGAAGCAATCCAGAGCGGCTTTGCCGCTCAGTCTGCCGAAATCATTTTCACTGGCAAACTTTCTCCCGAGGCACTCGCGAACGAATACAAGACCGCAAATGTCTTCACGCTCCCGGCCATTGTCGATAGCAAGGGCGATACCGAAGGTCTCGGCGTCGTGCTGATCGAGGCGATGGAACTCGGACTCCCCGTCGTCGCAAGTAACGTGGGCGGCATTCCCGATGTCGTTGTCGATGGCGAAACAGGAATCCTCGTTCCCGAAAAAGATCCGAAGGCTCTTGCCGAAGCTTACAAGCGTCTAGCTTCGGATAATGAACTTGTGAAAAAGCTGCTGGCGGGCGCCCAGAAGCGAATCGGCGAATGTTTCAATTGGGACCGCATCGTAGAACGTCAGATTGCCGTCTACGAAAAAGTCCAGAAGTAA
- a CDS encoding GTP-binding protein, whose amino-acid sequence MTQPIRNIAILAHVDAGKTTLSERILFAAGEVRRPGRVEEGLATMDYLPEEKDRGITIESGVAHFEWKNTWFNFIDTPGHVDFGAEVDTALTAVEGAVLVVSAASGVETQTVAAFRKLREAGVRTILFVNKLDNPDYSLDETLINIEEVLGVRPVLMTLPEYKGGKISGVLDILSRSRLVHSESGEEIIDDSWPQPGEVSDSTEKVKKHYAEAVEFASNFDDEILQLALEGKAVAPKQLLRGLKELAKNDDYALCYAGSAMEGFGVRSLLTALSFFLPDAPQFNENELGQVIRLRHFKGVGEISLFRSHTDMERKEWPAGFEFSRLKANLLQPVDEIRSGDIYAMRTPFETELGQVIYLDERREARDEREETQPDSSIRDKYQPLLQTRVECLGSDDYHHVEKSLGTLSRMDPSFRVQKDDGGFWYLHTVGEVQLDVLLARLKREFGCEVRAGKPEVRWQERLCRNVGPVENTFQIGPHKISIKLSATPLEGDAHDIRLSAEFLENAPREILAGVRSALLESTEIGVLGKGPLVGVCFEVHEFTWTEGALPPMIKKACADAVVKLIKPADVQLFEPIMELSLECPVNFAGLVTGDIQSRDGKVKEIGGDGKTHFLKADVPLRKIFGYATGVRSISKGTALYSMKLLGYKPAII is encoded by the coding sequence ATGACTCAGCCGATTCGAAACATCGCAATCCTTGCCCACGTAGACGCCGGAAAGACGACCCTTTCCGAGCGAATCCTTTTTGCGGCGGGCGAAGTTCGCCGGCCGGGCCGCGTGGAAGAAGGCCTTGCCACGATGGATTACCTGCCCGAAGAAAAGGACCGCGGCATCACCATCGAGAGCGGCGTTGCACATTTCGAATGGAAGAACACCTGGTTCAACTTTATCGACACGCCGGGGCACGTGGACTTTGGCGCCGAAGTAGATACGGCACTCACGGCGGTCGAAGGCGCCGTACTCGTGGTGAGTGCAGCGAGCGGTGTCGAGACACAGACCGTCGCCGCCTTCCGTAAACTCCGCGAAGCGGGCGTCCGCACGATTCTTTTCGTGAATAAGCTGGACAACCCCGACTATTCGCTAGACGAAACGCTGATCAACATCGAAGAAGTCCTGGGCGTACGCCCGGTACTCATGACCCTCCCCGAATACAAGGGCGGAAAGATTAGCGGTGTACTCGACATACTGAGCAGAAGCCGCCTGGTACATTCGGAATCCGGCGAAGAAATTATCGACGACAGCTGGCCGCAACCGGGCGAAGTGAGCGATTCTACCGAAAAAGTCAAGAAGCATTATGCAGAGGCAGTGGAATTCGCGAGCAACTTCGACGACGAAATCTTGCAGCTTGCACTCGAAGGAAAGGCGGTCGCGCCGAAACAGCTTTTGCGCGGGCTCAAGGAACTAGCGAAGAATGACGACTACGCCCTCTGCTATGCAGGCTCTGCGATGGAAGGCTTCGGAGTCCGCAGCCTGTTGACGGCGCTTTCCTTCTTTTTACCCGACGCGCCCCAGTTTAACGAAAACGAGCTTGGCCAGGTGATTCGCCTTAGACACTTTAAGGGCGTGGGCGAAATTTCGCTTTTCCGCAGCCACACGGACATGGAACGCAAGGAATGGCCCGCGGGGTTTGAGTTTTCTCGTCTGAAAGCCAACTTGTTGCAGCCCGTGGACGAAATCCGCTCCGGCGACATTTACGCGATGCGAACGCCGTTCGAGACGGAACTTGGACAGGTGATTTATTTAGACGAGAGACGAGAGGCGAGAGACGAGAGAGAGGAGACGCAACCAGACTCCTCTATCCGCGACAAGTACCAGCCGCTTCTGCAGACGCGCGTGGAGTGCCTGGGCTCCGATGATTACCATCACGTGGAAAAGAGTCTAGGCACGCTCAGCCGCATGGACCCCTCTTTCCGCGTTCAGAAGGACGACGGCGGATTCTGGTACCTGCATACCGTAGGCGAAGTGCAGCTGGACGTGCTGCTTGCCCGCCTCAAGCGCGAGTTCGGCTGCGAGGTGCGTGCAGGAAAACCCGAGGTGCGTTGGCAGGAACGCCTCTGCCGAAATGTCGGCCCCGTCGAAAACACGTTCCAGATTGGCCCGCATAAAATTTCGATAAAGCTTTCGGCGACACCGCTCGAAGGTGACGCACACGACATCCGTCTCTCCGCAGAATTCCTCGAAAACGCCCCGCGTGAAATCTTGGCGGGCGTGCGCTCGGCGCTCCTCGAATCGACCGAAATCGGCGTTCTCGGCAAGGGGCCCCTTGTAGGCGTCTGCTTTGAAGTCCACGAGTTCACCTGGACCGAAGGGGCGCTGCCGCCCATGATCAAGAAGGCATGCGCCGACGCGGTCGTCAAGCTGATTAAACCCGCCGACGTGCAGCTTTTCGAACCCATCATGGAACTTTCGCTCGAATGCCCCGTCAACTTCGCGGGACTCGTGACCGGAGACATCCAGTCGCGCGACGGCAAGGTGAAAGAAATCGGCGGTGACGGCAAGACGCATTTTTTGAAGGCGGACGTCCCGCTGCGAAAGATTTTCGGCTACGCCACGGGTGTACGCAGCATCAGCAAAGGGACGGCCCTTTACAGCATGAAACTGCTCGGGTACAAGCCCGCAATCATTTAA
- a CDS encoding DNA methylase, whose translation MPRTYAAIDLKSFFASVECILRGLDPLKAKLVVADESRTEKTICLAVTPALKAYGIPGRARLFEVNQKVREVQRKTGEKIEFTIAKPQMAKYVEYSTKVYNVYLKYVSAEDIHAYSIDECFLDLTQYLKLYKKSARELVKTIIQDVFTTTGITATGGIGTNLYLCKIAMDVMAKHVEADSDGVRIAELDEMSYRRQLWAHRPITSFWQVGRGIAERLENCRLNAGRGIYTMGDIARVSVKNPEGLYKLFGVNAEILIDHAWGYEPCTIADIKKAKPRNRSTGEGQVLQDPYPFDKARLVVREMVDTVSMTLVAHDLVTNAMVLTVGYDRENVDKGIYHGETVMDVYGRILPKPAHGTANIGYYTSSQTVMADAVMKLFDRIVNPKLTVRRLNLVAADIVDASHEQYDLFTDVQKQEREKKRLKAELLIKKRFGKNAIVKGMDLQEGATTVERNGQIGGHRA comes from the coding sequence ATGCCCCGCACTTACGCCGCCATAGACCTCAAGTCGTTTTTCGCCTCGGTGGAATGTATCCTCCGGGGGCTTGACCCGTTAAAGGCGAAGCTCGTGGTCGCAGACGAAAGCCGCACCGAAAAGACGATTTGCCTCGCGGTGACGCCTGCGTTAAAGGCATACGGGATTCCCGGGCGAGCGCGACTTTTCGAGGTGAACCAGAAGGTGCGCGAGGTGCAGCGGAAAACCGGCGAAAAGATCGAATTCACGATTGCAAAGCCGCAGATGGCAAAATACGTGGAATACTCCACCAAGGTTTACAATGTCTACTTGAAATACGTAAGCGCCGAGGATATCCACGCGTATTCCATTGACGAATGCTTTCTGGACCTGACGCAATACCTCAAGCTTTACAAGAAATCGGCCCGCGAACTGGTAAAGACGATTATCCAGGATGTGTTCACGACCACGGGAATTACGGCGACAGGCGGAATCGGCACCAACCTGTACCTCTGCAAGATCGCGATGGACGTGATGGCAAAGCACGTCGAAGCCGACAGCGACGGCGTCCGAATCGCAGAACTCGACGAGATGAGTTACCGGCGGCAACTCTGGGCGCACCGGCCGATTACGAGTTTTTGGCAGGTGGGACGCGGCATTGCGGAGCGGCTGGAGAATTGCAGACTGAATGCGGGGCGCGGAATCTACACGATGGGAGACATCGCCCGCGTGAGCGTGAAAAATCCCGAAGGCCTGTACAAGCTTTTCGGCGTCAATGCGGAAATTTTGATTGACCACGCCTGGGGTTACGAACCCTGCACGATTGCAGACATCAAGAAGGCAAAACCGCGCAACAGGAGCACAGGCGAAGGCCAAGTGCTACAGGACCCGTATCCGTTCGACAAGGCGCGACTTGTGGTGCGCGAGATGGTCGATACCGTTTCGATGACCTTAGTGGCGCACGACCTGGTGACAAACGCCATGGTGCTTACAGTCGGCTACGACCGCGAAAACGTGGACAAGGGGATTTACCACGGCGAAACCGTGATGGATGTTTACGGGCGCATTCTCCCGAAACCAGCCCACGGTACGGCAAACATCGGCTACTACACCAGCTCGCAGACGGTGATGGCCGATGCCGTGATGAAACTTTTTGACCGCATCGTGAACCCGAAGCTTACGGTGCGGCGATTGAATCTTGTGGCCGCCGACATCGTGGATGCAAGCCACGAACAGTACGACCTGTTCACCGACGTGCAGAAACAGGAACGCGAAAAGAAACGCCTGAAGGCGGAACTTTTGATTAAGAAACGGTTCGGCAAGAATGCCATCGTGAAGGGAATGGACCTGCAAGAAGGCGCCACAACCGTGGAACGCAACGGACAAATCGGGGGACACCGTGCCTAA
- a CDS encoding TIGR02147 family protein, producing MPEVLDYLEYREFLRDWFVETKKGCPFTSYRYLGQKTGVDPAWLVRVFQKEGHLNEGTLPAFIRLCGLDDRRAEYFKTLYRFNKTKAKQTLSELYYRLMELRSMETRILSTPELSYFGSWACAALRALIGISKDTSDVGKLAKGLNPPISQDEARSALGILKQLGLVVPDNKGGWNITDQIISTGGEVKSQAVRDFHRHTLELAQESIDRHKPEERDISSVVFTAEEADLPEIRHRIEEFRRGLLQFARQSERADRVYALNIAMFPLSDKVDDPDTGSTPQNKGV from the coding sequence ATGCCCGAAGTATTAGACTATTTGGAATACCGCGAGTTCTTGAGAGACTGGTTTGTCGAAACCAAGAAAGGCTGCCCTTTCACCTCGTACCGCTACCTTGGCCAGAAAACCGGCGTGGACCCGGCCTGGCTTGTACGTGTGTTCCAGAAAGAGGGGCATTTGAACGAGGGCACGCTCCCCGCGTTCATCCGGTTGTGCGGCCTGGACGATCGCCGCGCCGAATATTTCAAGACTTTATACCGTTTCAACAAGACGAAGGCGAAGCAGACTCTCTCTGAGCTGTATTACAGGCTGATGGAACTCCGTTCCATGGAAACCCGTATCCTTTCGACTCCCGAGCTTTCGTATTTTGGCAGCTGGGCCTGTGCGGCCCTTCGCGCCCTTATCGGCATTTCCAAGGACACAAGCGACGTTGGCAAGCTTGCCAAGGGGCTGAATCCGCCCATTTCGCAGGACGAGGCGCGTTCCGCCCTCGGCATCCTGAAACAGCTCGGGCTCGTGGTCCCCGACAATAAGGGCGGCTGGAACATTACCGACCAGATCATCAGTACCGGCGGCGAAGTCAAGAGCCAGGCCGTGCGCGATTTCCACAGGCATACGCTTGAACTTGCCCAGGAATCGATCGATCGCCATAAACCCGAAGAACGCGATATTTCGTCGGTCGTGTTTACCGCCGAAGAAGCGGACCTGCCCGAAATCCGCCACCGTATCGAGGAATTCCGTCGTGGCCTTTTGCAGTTCGCCCGCCAGAGCGAACGTGCCGACCGTGTATACGCATTGAACATAGCGATGTTCCCCCTGTCCGACAAGGTGGACGACCCTGACACGGGCTCTACCCCGCAAAACAAGGGGGTATAA
- a CDS encoding carboxypeptidase-like regulatory domain-containing protein, with the protein MRSTPLFLYLSDVFRKNLNISRMVKTASSAALTLSLGWGLLACGETKTAGGGSSGSEAGNAITAQIMTADKKPAAQARVRLMDSESLDGADAYEAETDKKGYVTIEGVADGDYTFEAKLDGEALQLQVKVEGDSVVDLGQDQLKKMAKVSGNVGDESANGTVKVRGMEHSAKVENGSFSLDSLPEGALSLVFIPDAGHDTSSTYLKVVAGKKSTSSTFAEESRALLLDDFQDSNYQNRFMPARTYDGGWWYFDYSSKNVTPSFIVGKEHRFTLEDLDGNIVAHVEAEFGDAVEDSTGVHYPWATVGIELGKSDKALCNDISSVDSIAFRIRGKGAIVFAVIEAKPQLEKQKIIAQYEHAMSADWERVSVPLADIIAPNASYKCVNQLNWNFKATVLDPTVEFWLDDIELIGGDRLSIWEK; encoded by the coding sequence ATGCGCAGTACACCTTTATTTTTGTATCTTTCGGATGTGTTCCGCAAAAACTTGAACATTTCCCGTATGGTAAAAACGGCGTCTTCTGCTGCGCTGACCCTTTCTTTGGGATGGGGTCTTTTGGCGTGCGGCGAAACCAAGACGGCGGGAGGTGGCTCCAGCGGTTCCGAGGCCGGTAATGCCATTACGGCACAGATCATGACGGCGGATAAAAAGCCTGCTGCCCAGGCAAGGGTGCGCCTCATGGATAGCGAAAGCCTAGACGGTGCCGACGCCTACGAAGCCGAAACCGACAAGAAGGGCTACGTGACAATCGAAGGCGTTGCCGACGGCGACTATACGTTCGAAGCTAAGCTCGATGGCGAAGCCTTGCAGCTGCAGGTCAAGGTAGAAGGCGACAGCGTCGTCGACCTTGGACAGGACCAGCTTAAAAAGATGGCTAAGGTCTCGGGCAACGTAGGTGACGAGTCTGCGAACGGAACGGTCAAGGTTCGCGGCATGGAACATTCCGCGAAGGTCGAAAACGGCTCTTTCTCCCTGGATTCGCTTCCCGAAGGGGCGCTGAGCCTTGTGTTCATTCCCGATGCGGGGCATGACACCAGCAGCACCTACCTCAAGGTGGTTGCCGGGAAAAAGTCGACTTCCAGTACGTTCGCCGAAGAATCCCGTGCGCTTTTGCTGGACGATTTCCAGGATTCCAACTACCAGAACCGCTTTATGCCCGCGCGTACATACGATGGCGGCTGGTGGTATTTTGATTATTCCTCCAAGAACGTGACCCCGAGTTTTATTGTTGGCAAGGAACACCGCTTTACGCTTGAAGACTTGGACGGCAACATCGTGGCTCATGTGGAAGCCGAATTCGGGGACGCTGTCGAGGATTCCACGGGAGTGCATTATCCCTGGGCTACCGTCGGTATCGAACTGGGCAAGAGCGACAAGGCTCTCTGCAACGACATTTCCTCGGTCGACTCGATTGCATTCCGTATCAGGGGCAAGGGCGCCATTGTCTTTGCCGTTATCGAAGCGAAACCTCAGCTAGAAAAGCAGAAAATAATTGCTCAGTACGAACACGCGATGTCTGCGGACTGGGAACGCGTGAGTGTGCCGCTTGCCGATATTATTGCCCCGAACGCTTCGTACAAGTGCGTGAACCAGCTGAACTGGAATTTCAAGGCGACCGTTCTTGACCCGACCGTTGAATTCTGGCTCGACGATATCGAACTTATCGGTGGCGACCGCCTCTCTATCTGGGAAAAGTAA